In a single window of the Osmia bicornis bicornis chromosome 7, iOsmBic2.1, whole genome shotgun sequence genome:
- the LOC114873220 gene encoding 1-phosphatidylinositol 4,5-bisphosphate phosphodiesterase-like isoform X1 — MTKRFEFNWQIEVPLPLRQGCMFDRWSEEKDNTDLELNCMFKVDEYGFFIYWQSEGKDGDVIELCQVSDIRAGGLPKDPKLYDKLLTKHGEQLDEKSLTICSGVDYTNINYQHVVCPDPATAKVWLDGVRSITHNVKANNVCPLTCLKKHWMRLRMLVDPNGKVPVKVVARTFASGKTEKLVYQCLADLGLPSGKNDVIEPDDFTFDAFYALYHKICPRNDIEELFQSITQGKANTINLDQLVMFLNEKQRDPTLNEILYPLYDEKRALEIIKDYEQNETARNQKTMTKDGFIRYLMSDENAPVFLDRLDVYMDMDQPLAHYYINSSHNTYLSGRQFGGKSSVEMYRQVLLAGCRCVELDCWDGKGEDEEPIITHGKAMCTDILFKDVIYAVRDTAFVTSDYPVILSFENHCSKKQQYKLAKYCDEILGDLLLKEPLKEYPLEPGVPLPPPSMLKRKILIKNKRLKPEVEKQELELFRQGQFVIEDEVKEDASAPPVVAAVVEQQSVKEEVSTTESVASSTTVTQQQSGSSAGLGDTLELAVVQPYTGSTTNVHPWLSSMVNYAQPIKFPGFDVAEQKNIHHNMSSFAETAGLNCLKTQAIEFVNYNKRQMSRIYPKGTRADSSNYMPQVFWNAGCQMVSLNFQTADLPMQLNQGKFEYNGSSGYLLKPDFMRRADRSFDPFAESPVDGVIATQCSVQVIAGQFLSDKKVGTYVEVEMYGLPTDTIRKEFRTRVVPANGLNPVYNEEPFLFRKVVLPDLAALRFAVYDESNGKLLGQRIVPLDGLQSGYRHISLRTEANFPMSLPMLFCNIEIKIYVPDGYEGLMDALTAPRAYKKPENTAQNKMRGLGIEESDSKGNSDSMSAHREVAKPREEMKFDPITVESLRQEKGFQKVLRKQQKELESLKKRHQKEKLTVQKQHCVAIEKIIKGKNKAELSRDPTVRRAVSEQTVQWSRLADRQRREERDLMRSHLEERRNTLRKLCVAAQVAQQKQLTARHEREIKEMNARQARLSVESMREVMNDKTLKTRGIKEGRLREKQQNNTKKFMEERRIAQLIQNREKEKLKVIHEKQLEELQKDMNAIMDMYKNEEMEYELGPKTEFYV; from the exons CGATCGTTGGTCAGAGGAAAAGGACAACACGGACCTCGAACTAAATTGCATGTTCAAGGTCGATGAGTATGGTTTCTTCATCTACTGGCAAAGCGAAGGAAAA GACGGGGACGTCATTGAGCTGTGTCAAGTGAGCGACATTCGCGCCGGTGGATTACCAAAG GACCCGAAGCTGTACGACAAGCTGCTGACGAAGCACGGCGAGCAATTAGACGAGAAAAGTTTAACCATCTGTTCGGGCGTAGATTACACCAATATTAATTACCAGCACGTCGTTTGCCCGGACCCAGCGACGGCTAAG GTATGGCTGGATGGCGTACGATCGATTACGCACAACGTGAAAGCCAACAACGTTTGCCCGCTTACGTGCTTGAAGAAACA TTGGATGCGGCTCAGAATGCTGGTCGATCCGAATGGAAAAGTTCCGGTGAAAGTGGTCGCGAGAACTTTCGCGTCCGGGAAAACGGAGAAGCTCGTCTATCAATGCCTCGCCGACTTAGGCCTACCTAGCGGAAAG aaCGACGTGATCGAGCCAGACGACTTCACGTTCGACGCGTTCTACGCGCTCTATCATAAAATCTGTCCAAGAAACGACATAGAAGAACTATTCCAATCCAT CACCCAGGGTAAGGCGAACACAATCAATCTCGATCAACTGGTCATGTTCCTGAACGAGAAACAACGCGATCCAACATTGAACGAGATCCTATATCCGTTGTACGACGAGAAGAGGGCATTGGAAATCATAAAAGATTACGAGCAAAACGAGACAGCACGAAATCAAA AAACGATGACAAAGGATGGTTTTATAAGGTACCTGATGTCCGACGAAAACGCGCCGGTTTTCTTGGACAGACTAGACGTCTACATGGACATGGACCAACCGTTGgctcattattatattaattcgagTCATAATACGTATTTGAGCGGCCGTCAATTTGGTGGAAAGAGCAGCGTTGAGATGTACAGACAAGTTTTGCTCGCCGGCTGCAG ATGCGTCGAGCTGGATTGCTGGGACGGAAAAGGGGAGGACGAGGAGCCGATAATTACGCACGGAAAAGCAATGTGCACCGACATCCTGTTCAAGGATGTGATATACGCAGTGAGAGACACGGCATTCGTTACGTCGGATTACCCGGTGATCCTCAGCTTCGAGAACCACTGCAGCAAGAAACAGCAGTACAAATTGGCAAAGTATTGCGACGAAATTCTCGGCGACCTGTTGCTGAAAGAGCCACTCAAGGAGTACCCT CTGGAGCCAGGGGTGCCGTTACCGCCACCCAGTATGCTGAAGCGTAAAATTCTTATAAAAAACAAACGCCTGAAGCCCGAAGTGGAGAAACAAGAATTGGAATTATTTAGGCAAGGTCAATTCGTTATTGAAGACGAAGTGAAGGAAGATGCGAGTGCGCCTCCCGTTGTAGCAGCAGTCGTTGAACAACAATCGGTAAAG GAAGAGGTTTCGACGACCGAGTCTGTCGCATCTTCGACCACGGTTACGCAACAGCAATCTGGTTCCAGCGCTGGTTTAGGAGATACTTTAGAATTGGCGGTGGTTCAACCGTACACCGGAAGCACGACGAACGTGCATCCATGGTTGTCTTCTATGGTCAACTATGCTCAGCCAATTAAATTCCCTGGTTTCGACGTCGCCGAAC agaaaaatattcatcACAATATGTCTTCCTTTGCGGAAACCGCCGGCCTGAATTGCCTGAAGACGCAAGCCATCGAGTTCGTAAATTATAACAAGCGTCAAATGAGCAGGATCTATCCGAAGGGTACTCGGGCGGATTCATCGAATTACATGCCACAG GTCTTCTGGAACGCCGGCTGTCAGATGGTTTCGTTAAATTTCCAAACGGCGGATTTACCGATGCAACTGAACCAAGGAAAATTCGAGTACAATGGCTCCTCTGGATACCTTTTGAAGCCGGATTTCATGCGAAGGGCGGACAGAAGCTTCGATCCCTTTGCCGAGAGCCCTGTGGACGGGGTAATCGCGACTCAGTGCAGCGTTCAG gtAATCGCGGGGCAATTTCTATCGGATAAGAAAGTCGGGACGTACGTGGAGGTGGAGATGTACGGTCTGCCTACCGACACTATTCGCAAGGAATTTCGAACGAGAGTAGTTCCAGCGAACGGCCTGAACCCAGTGTACAATGAAGAacccttcctctttcgaaaaGTCGTTCTGCCGGATTTGGCAGCGTTGAGATTCGCGGTTTACGACGAGTCGAATGGTAAACTGTTAGGTCAGAGGATCGTCCCTTTGGATGGCCTGCAATCGGGCTACCGCCATATATCTCTGCGTACCGAGGCGAACTTCCCCATGTCCCTTCCTATGCTGTTTTGTAATATCGAGATCAAGATCTACGTGCCGGATGGCTACGAAG GACTTATGGACGCGCTCACAGCACCACGGGCCTACAAGAAACCTGAGAACACAGCGCAGAATAAAATGCGCGGACTCGGTATCGAAGAAAGCGACAGCAAAGGGAACTCTGATTCTATGTCTGCTCATCGCGAAGTGGCCAAACCGCGGG AGGAGATGAAATTCGACCCCATAACGGTAGAATCGTTGCGTCAGGAGAAAGGATTTCAAAAGGTGCTAAGGAAGCAGCAAAAGGAATTGGAGTCTCTGAAGAAGAGGCATCAGAAAGAGAAACTTACCGTCCAGAAACAACACTGCGTTGCCATCGAGAAGATTATCAAAGGGAAAAA CAAAGCGGAACTGTCGAGGGATCCAACCGTTCGTCGTGCGGTTTCCGAACAGACCGTTCAGTGGTCACGGTTAGCGGACAGGCAGCGACGGGAGGAGCGGGATTTGATGCGTTCTCACCTGGAGGAACGAAGGAACACGTTGCGGAAGTTGTGCGTGGCCGCACAGGTGGCTCAGCAGAAACAGCTGACGGCGCGGCACGAGCGGGAAATCAAAGAGATGAATGCCAGGCAAGCGAGACTGTCGGTGGAGAGCATGAGGGAGGTGATGAACGATAAAACGCTGAAGACTCGGGGGATCAAAGAGGGTAGATTGAGGGAGAAGCAGCAGAATAACACGAAGAAATTCATGGAAGAGAGGAGAATCGCTCAATTGATTCAAaatagagagaaagagaagctGAAGGTGATTCACGAGAAGCAACTGGAGGAATTGCAAAAAGACATGAACGCG ATAATGGATATGTACAAAAACGAGGAGATGGAGTACGAATTGGGTCCTAAAACCGAGTTCTACGTGTGA
- the LOC114873220 gene encoding 1-phosphatidylinositol 4,5-bisphosphate phosphodiesterase-like isoform X2, which produces MTKRFEFNWQIEVPLPLRQGCMFDRWSEEKDNTDLELNCMFKVDEYGFFIYWQSEGKDGDVIELCQVSDIRAGGLPKDPKLYDKLLTKHGEQLDEKSLTICSGVDYTNINYQHVVCPDPATAKVWLDGVRSITHNVKANNVCPLTCLKKHWMRLRMLVDPNGKVPVKVVARTFASGKTEKLVYQCLADLGLPSGKNDVIEPDDFTFDAFYALYHKICPRNDIEELFQSITQGKANTINLDQLVMFLNEKQRDPTLNEILYPLYDEKRALEIIKDYEQNETARNQKTMTKDGFIRYLMSDENAPVFLDRLDVYMDMDQPLAHYYINSSHNTYLSGRQFGGKSSVEMYRQVLLAGCRCVELDCWDGKGEDEEPIITHGKAMCTDILFKDVIYAVRDTAFVTSDYPVILSFENHCSKKQQYKLAKYCDEILGDLLLKEPLKEYPLEPGVPLPPPSMLKRKILIKNKRLKPEVEKQELELFRQGQFVIEDEVKEDASAPPVVAAVVEQQSEEVSTTESVASSTTVTQQQSGSSAGLGDTLELAVVQPYTGSTTNVHPWLSSMVNYAQPIKFPGFDVAEQKNIHHNMSSFAETAGLNCLKTQAIEFVNYNKRQMSRIYPKGTRADSSNYMPQVFWNAGCQMVSLNFQTADLPMQLNQGKFEYNGSSGYLLKPDFMRRADRSFDPFAESPVDGVIATQCSVQVIAGQFLSDKKVGTYVEVEMYGLPTDTIRKEFRTRVVPANGLNPVYNEEPFLFRKVVLPDLAALRFAVYDESNGKLLGQRIVPLDGLQSGYRHISLRTEANFPMSLPMLFCNIEIKIYVPDGYEGLMDALTAPRAYKKPENTAQNKMRGLGIEESDSKGNSDSMSAHREVAKPREEMKFDPITVESLRQEKGFQKVLRKQQKELESLKKRHQKEKLTVQKQHCVAIEKIIKGKNKAELSRDPTVRRAVSEQTVQWSRLADRQRREERDLMRSHLEERRNTLRKLCVAAQVAQQKQLTARHEREIKEMNARQARLSVESMREVMNDKTLKTRGIKEGRLREKQQNNTKKFMEERRIAQLIQNREKEKLKVIHEKQLEELQKDMNAIMDMYKNEEMEYELGPKTEFYV; this is translated from the exons CGATCGTTGGTCAGAGGAAAAGGACAACACGGACCTCGAACTAAATTGCATGTTCAAGGTCGATGAGTATGGTTTCTTCATCTACTGGCAAAGCGAAGGAAAA GACGGGGACGTCATTGAGCTGTGTCAAGTGAGCGACATTCGCGCCGGTGGATTACCAAAG GACCCGAAGCTGTACGACAAGCTGCTGACGAAGCACGGCGAGCAATTAGACGAGAAAAGTTTAACCATCTGTTCGGGCGTAGATTACACCAATATTAATTACCAGCACGTCGTTTGCCCGGACCCAGCGACGGCTAAG GTATGGCTGGATGGCGTACGATCGATTACGCACAACGTGAAAGCCAACAACGTTTGCCCGCTTACGTGCTTGAAGAAACA TTGGATGCGGCTCAGAATGCTGGTCGATCCGAATGGAAAAGTTCCGGTGAAAGTGGTCGCGAGAACTTTCGCGTCCGGGAAAACGGAGAAGCTCGTCTATCAATGCCTCGCCGACTTAGGCCTACCTAGCGGAAAG aaCGACGTGATCGAGCCAGACGACTTCACGTTCGACGCGTTCTACGCGCTCTATCATAAAATCTGTCCAAGAAACGACATAGAAGAACTATTCCAATCCAT CACCCAGGGTAAGGCGAACACAATCAATCTCGATCAACTGGTCATGTTCCTGAACGAGAAACAACGCGATCCAACATTGAACGAGATCCTATATCCGTTGTACGACGAGAAGAGGGCATTGGAAATCATAAAAGATTACGAGCAAAACGAGACAGCACGAAATCAAA AAACGATGACAAAGGATGGTTTTATAAGGTACCTGATGTCCGACGAAAACGCGCCGGTTTTCTTGGACAGACTAGACGTCTACATGGACATGGACCAACCGTTGgctcattattatattaattcgagTCATAATACGTATTTGAGCGGCCGTCAATTTGGTGGAAAGAGCAGCGTTGAGATGTACAGACAAGTTTTGCTCGCCGGCTGCAG ATGCGTCGAGCTGGATTGCTGGGACGGAAAAGGGGAGGACGAGGAGCCGATAATTACGCACGGAAAAGCAATGTGCACCGACATCCTGTTCAAGGATGTGATATACGCAGTGAGAGACACGGCATTCGTTACGTCGGATTACCCGGTGATCCTCAGCTTCGAGAACCACTGCAGCAAGAAACAGCAGTACAAATTGGCAAAGTATTGCGACGAAATTCTCGGCGACCTGTTGCTGAAAGAGCCACTCAAGGAGTACCCT CTGGAGCCAGGGGTGCCGTTACCGCCACCCAGTATGCTGAAGCGTAAAATTCTTATAAAAAACAAACGCCTGAAGCCCGAAGTGGAGAAACAAGAATTGGAATTATTTAGGCAAGGTCAATTCGTTATTGAAGACGAAGTGAAGGAAGATGCGAGTGCGCCTCCCGTTGTAGCAGCAGTCGTTGAACAACAATCG GAAGAGGTTTCGACGACCGAGTCTGTCGCATCTTCGACCACGGTTACGCAACAGCAATCTGGTTCCAGCGCTGGTTTAGGAGATACTTTAGAATTGGCGGTGGTTCAACCGTACACCGGAAGCACGACGAACGTGCATCCATGGTTGTCTTCTATGGTCAACTATGCTCAGCCAATTAAATTCCCTGGTTTCGACGTCGCCGAAC agaaaaatattcatcACAATATGTCTTCCTTTGCGGAAACCGCCGGCCTGAATTGCCTGAAGACGCAAGCCATCGAGTTCGTAAATTATAACAAGCGTCAAATGAGCAGGATCTATCCGAAGGGTACTCGGGCGGATTCATCGAATTACATGCCACAG GTCTTCTGGAACGCCGGCTGTCAGATGGTTTCGTTAAATTTCCAAACGGCGGATTTACCGATGCAACTGAACCAAGGAAAATTCGAGTACAATGGCTCCTCTGGATACCTTTTGAAGCCGGATTTCATGCGAAGGGCGGACAGAAGCTTCGATCCCTTTGCCGAGAGCCCTGTGGACGGGGTAATCGCGACTCAGTGCAGCGTTCAG gtAATCGCGGGGCAATTTCTATCGGATAAGAAAGTCGGGACGTACGTGGAGGTGGAGATGTACGGTCTGCCTACCGACACTATTCGCAAGGAATTTCGAACGAGAGTAGTTCCAGCGAACGGCCTGAACCCAGTGTACAATGAAGAacccttcctctttcgaaaaGTCGTTCTGCCGGATTTGGCAGCGTTGAGATTCGCGGTTTACGACGAGTCGAATGGTAAACTGTTAGGTCAGAGGATCGTCCCTTTGGATGGCCTGCAATCGGGCTACCGCCATATATCTCTGCGTACCGAGGCGAACTTCCCCATGTCCCTTCCTATGCTGTTTTGTAATATCGAGATCAAGATCTACGTGCCGGATGGCTACGAAG GACTTATGGACGCGCTCACAGCACCACGGGCCTACAAGAAACCTGAGAACACAGCGCAGAATAAAATGCGCGGACTCGGTATCGAAGAAAGCGACAGCAAAGGGAACTCTGATTCTATGTCTGCTCATCGCGAAGTGGCCAAACCGCGGG AGGAGATGAAATTCGACCCCATAACGGTAGAATCGTTGCGTCAGGAGAAAGGATTTCAAAAGGTGCTAAGGAAGCAGCAAAAGGAATTGGAGTCTCTGAAGAAGAGGCATCAGAAAGAGAAACTTACCGTCCAGAAACAACACTGCGTTGCCATCGAGAAGATTATCAAAGGGAAAAA CAAAGCGGAACTGTCGAGGGATCCAACCGTTCGTCGTGCGGTTTCCGAACAGACCGTTCAGTGGTCACGGTTAGCGGACAGGCAGCGACGGGAGGAGCGGGATTTGATGCGTTCTCACCTGGAGGAACGAAGGAACACGTTGCGGAAGTTGTGCGTGGCCGCACAGGTGGCTCAGCAGAAACAGCTGACGGCGCGGCACGAGCGGGAAATCAAAGAGATGAATGCCAGGCAAGCGAGACTGTCGGTGGAGAGCATGAGGGAGGTGATGAACGATAAAACGCTGAAGACTCGGGGGATCAAAGAGGGTAGATTGAGGGAGAAGCAGCAGAATAACACGAAGAAATTCATGGAAGAGAGGAGAATCGCTCAATTGATTCAAaatagagagaaagagaagctGAAGGTGATTCACGAGAAGCAACTGGAGGAATTGCAAAAAGACATGAACGCG ATAATGGATATGTACAAAAACGAGGAGATGGAGTACGAATTGGGTCCTAAAACCGAGTTCTACGTGTGA
- the LOC114873255 gene encoding uncharacterized protein LOC114873255: protein MRYFLLFMVAVVCEGTRIPRISESFFPGFQGAHHGHGGPRYQHGQLDNYGPVQFPGDYRGPYGNLDIGNEFYGRQGAIGGHANVADHFAGGPFNVAGNHGGFNPHQALPRNYERYNHAHDYDY from the exons ATGAGATACTTC TTGCTCTTTATGGTCGCCGTTGTCTGCGAAGGGACAAGGATACCTAGGATATCGGAGTCCTTTTTTCCGGGCTTTCAAGGCGCTCATCATGGACACGGTGGCCCTAGATATCAGCACGGACAACTGGATAACTACGGTCCTGTACAATTTCCTGGAGATTACAGGGGACCCTATGGAAACTTGGATATAGGGAACGAGTTCTACGGTCGTCAGGGTGCCATTGGTGGTCACGCGAACGTTGCCGACCATTTTGCAGGAG GTCCGTTCAACGTTGCTGGCAACCACGGAGGCTTCAATCCACATCAGGCTCTTCCTCGGAACTACGAACGCTACAACCATGCACACGATTACGATTATTAG
- the LOC114873234 gene encoding adhesive plaque matrix protein-like, translating to MFRLLIPCLIWLSSVRSETAMNMHMPDGMMEEKSSMEAWMKPKRESYHNPCPPVYSHPISYSPPPQIYLKPAIQYIPKPMITYVKPAPPPVILKPTPAPVIVKPVVQPKVVYPVYQKPMISYAPVYHKPMYYAPIVQKVMYESPKVYLKKYDLPPVVHKPQISYPVQYQHPKVVHVQPQYNYVKIAQPVVHPQPIYHSAIKPWCP from the exons ATGTTCAGGTTACTG ATACCGTGCCTGATATGGCTGTCAAGCGTTCGTTCCGAGACGGCGATGAACATGCACATGCCGGACGGCATGATGGAAGAAAAATCATCGATGGAGGCCTGGATGAAACCGAAGAGGGAGTCCTATCATAACCCATGCCCTCCGGTTTACTCGCACCCGATCTCCTATTCGCCACCGCCCCAAATTTACTTGAAACCGGCGATTCAGTACATCCCCAAACCGATGATCACGTACGTGAAGCCAGCTCCGCCTCCGGTCATCCTGAAGCCTACGCCAGCACCGGTGATCGTGAAACCAGTGGTCCAACCGAAAGTAGTTTATCCAGTTTATCAGAAGCCGATGATATCGTACGCTCCCGTCTACCACAAGCCCATGTATTACGCGCCCATCGTTCAAAAAGTGATGTACGAGTCACCTAAGGTGTACCTGAAGAAGTACGACCTGCCGCCAGTCGTCCATAAACCCCAAATTTCCTACCCCGTTCAATATCAACATCCGAAAGTGGTGCACGTGCAACCGCAGTATAATTACGTAAAGATAGCTCAACCCGTCGTTCATCCCCAGCCCATTTATCACTCGGCCATAAAACCGTGGTGTCCGTAA
- the LOC114873248 gene encoding MAGE-like protein 2, whose amino-acid sequence MRIFILTALVTMVCASYEEDHGGSTYHETSKPVEIPIYKKYAIPIPHPVPVPVPQHIKVPIPQPYQVEVPVPHPVPVEVVKHVEIPVEKPEPYVVEKKVPYVVEKPYPVTVEKHFAVPIPKPYPVHVPVYKHVFHHQSKGHGWKH is encoded by the exons ATGAGGATTTTC ATACTGACCGCTCTGGTGACAATGGTGTGCGCCTCCTACGAAGAGGACCACGGTGGATCCACTTATCACGAGACGTCGAAACCGGTGGAGATTCCAATTTACAAAAAATACGCCATACCAATTCCGCACCCTGTTCCAGTGCCGGTACCGCAGCACATTAAGGTACCAATTCCGCAGCCGTATCAGGTCGAAGTACCAGTTCCACATCCAGTGCCTGTGGAGGTAGTGAAACACGTTGAAATTCCAGTGGAGAAGCCTGAACCGTACGTGGTAGAGAAAAAG GTACCATACGTTGTCGAGAAGCCCTATCCAGTGACGGTGGAGAAACATTTCGCGGTTCCCATTCCAAAACCATACCCAGTCCACGTACCTGTCTACAAGCACGTGTTCCATCACCAAAGCAAAGGACACGGCTGGAAACACTGA
- the LOC114873254 gene encoding MAGE-like protein 2 produces MNQIILLIGIAVFAGTVSAGHYDEDHGSSTYEEKSKPVEIPIYKKYAIPIPHPVPVEVPQKIEIPIPQPQQVPIEIPHPYPVEVVKHVEIPIEKPEPVIVEKHVPFVVEKPYPVYVEKKFPIPVAKPYPVHVPIYKHVFHYSSKGKGWH; encoded by the exons ATGAATCAAATC ATTCTTTTGATCGGTATCGCGGTGTTCGCTGGAACGGTATCGGCGGGCCATTACGACGAAGACCACGGCAGCAGCACCTACGAGGAAAAATCGAAGCCAGTGGAAATtccaatttataaaaaatatg cgATCCCGATTCCGCACCCAGTGCCAGTCGAAGTTCCTCAGAAGATAGAAATCCCGATTCCTCAGCCTCAACAAGTCCCCATCGAAATTCCTCATCCCTATCCTGTCGAGGTTGTCAAGCACGTCGAAATCCCCATTGAAAAACCGGAACCCGTCATTGTTGAGAAGCAT GTACCTTTCGTGGTAGAAAAGCCATATCCTGTGTACGTGGAGAAGAAGTTCCCTATTCCAGTGGCCAAGCCGTATCCGGTTCATGTACCGATCTACAAGCACGTCTTCCATTACTCTTCGAAGGGCAAGGGATGGCATTAA